A single genomic interval of Asinibacterium sp. OR53 harbors:
- a CDS encoding anhydro-N-acetylmuramic acid kinase, producing the protein MNQNIEKLYHISGKEERLILGLMSGTSVDGLDLALCRFSGSGLHTNIALQAFQTIPYENGFREEIRSVFSKRSVDLEKVCVLNAWVAQEHARLVNRCLQEWQINAAQVDLLASHGQTIYHAPKLLHPQDQFGNATLQIGDGDHLAVGTGIITISDFRQKHIAAGGEGAPLAVFGDYLIFSSDTEDRIMLNIGGIANFTYLPSNRNAAEVFCSDTGAGNTMMDAYIQQHFPGHHFDENANIARQGNIHQGLLHELKQHTFFALEFPKTIGPELFNLLYLNSAMSRAGIDHLSHADTMATLNRFSADMIVDALRRCMRKKAYVVYVSGGGMHNPLLMQHMQDQLPGIIFRNTSELHIHPDAKEAVLFAVLANETVCGGQTQMGSLQNGIPHVSMGKISFPS; encoded by the coding sequence ATGAATCAAAATATTGAGAAATTATATCATATATCAGGAAAAGAAGAGCGGCTTATCCTCGGGCTGATGAGTGGCACTTCTGTAGACGGACTGGACCTGGCATTATGCCGCTTTTCGGGTAGCGGTCTCCATACCAATATTGCGTTGCAGGCATTCCAGACCATTCCTTACGAAAACGGGTTCAGGGAAGAGATCAGATCGGTTTTTTCGAAGCGTTCGGTTGACCTGGAAAAAGTATGCGTGCTCAATGCATGGGTGGCGCAGGAACATGCACGGCTGGTAAACCGGTGTTTACAGGAATGGCAAATAAACGCAGCGCAGGTAGACCTGCTGGCGAGCCATGGACAGACCATCTACCATGCGCCTAAATTGCTGCACCCGCAAGACCAGTTTGGCAATGCCACTTTACAGATCGGCGATGGAGATCATTTAGCAGTGGGCACCGGCATTATTACCATCAGTGATTTCAGGCAGAAGCATATTGCTGCCGGCGGAGAAGGCGCTCCACTGGCGGTTTTCGGCGATTACCTGATATTTAGCAGTGATACTGAAGACCGCATCATGCTGAATATCGGCGGTATTGCCAATTTTACTTACCTGCCCTCGAACCGCAATGCCGCAGAAGTATTCTGCAGCGATACAGGAGCAGGTAATACAATGATGGACGCATACATACAACAACATTTTCCCGGTCATCATTTCGATGAAAATGCGAACATCGCCAGGCAGGGTAATATTCACCAGGGTCTTTTGCATGAGTTAAAGCAACATACATTCTTTGCCCTGGAATTTCCTAAAACCATCGGTCCCGAATTATTCAACCTGCTCTATCTCAACAGTGCGATGAGCCGCGCCGGTATTGATCATCTTTCGCATGCAGATACCATGGCAACACTCAATCGTTTTTCTGCGGATATGATCGTGGATGCCCTGCGTCGCTGTATGCGTAAAAAAGCGTATGTTGTGTATGTAAGCGGCGGTGGCATGCACAACCCTTTGCTCATGCAGCACATGCAGGATCAATTGCCTGGTATTATTTTCAGGAATACGAGTGAACTTCACATCCATCCCGATGCAAAAGAAGCGGTATTGTTTGCTGTACTGGCCAACGAAACGGTCTGCGGCGGGCAAACGCAGATGGGTTCCCTGCAAAACGGAATTCCCCATGTGAGCATGGGGAAGATCAGCTTTCCGTCTTAG
- a CDS encoding RagB/SusD family nutrient uptake outer membrane protein, with the protein MKKIISITIYSSLAALLIQATGCKKDYTNPNAATSTQVLSSAKGLVGVVVGIQKTYTANVAYGMSDATGLVTNETFLLNPGNTSELQFSTGGTAVDGTNGLLGNVWTSASKVIYDANNVIIAASQLSDKGYASGLIGYASILKALSIGCMAGYWEKVPDTIGINNTTFSDRMTGYARAIAAIDKAITTINANAISNTFLTDLPAGVDIVNTLYALKARYQLFSNNYAGALAAANMVDLSKKSVFNFEAANPNPVFNAVTSTNNVYQPVDSTLGLPASIVPDLSDKRVSFYTTVNATINPRFRLNGFWNSATMAIPLYYPGEISLIKAEAYARQSTPDLVNGIVELNKVVTKKPANDALGIGADLPPVAPVTAADLLLQIYRNRCIELYLSGMKLEDMRRFGRPTSERKRNLFPYPFRERDSNANTPADPVF; encoded by the coding sequence ATGAAAAAGATAATTTCCATCACCATATATAGCAGCCTTGCAGCCTTATTGATCCAGGCAACGGGTTGTAAAAAAGATTATACAAACCCCAATGCGGCTACGTCAACACAGGTATTGAGTTCGGCAAAGGGATTGGTTGGCGTAGTAGTGGGTATTCAAAAAACATATACGGCGAACGTAGCTTACGGAATGTCCGATGCAACAGGATTGGTTACCAATGAAACTTTCCTGCTCAATCCGGGTAATACTTCCGAACTGCAGTTTTCAACCGGCGGCACGGCAGTGGATGGTACCAATGGTTTGTTGGGTAATGTATGGACATCGGCATCTAAAGTGATTTACGATGCCAATAATGTGATCATTGCCGCCTCACAGTTGAGTGATAAAGGATATGCCAGCGGACTGATCGGCTATGCTTCGATCCTGAAAGCGCTCTCTATCGGATGCATGGCTGGTTATTGGGAGAAAGTGCCTGATACCATTGGCATCAACAATACTACTTTCTCTGATCGCATGACAGGTTATGCACGCGCTATCGCTGCGATCGACAAAGCGATCACCACCATCAATGCCAATGCGATCAGCAATACTTTCCTTACCGATTTACCTGCGGGCGTTGACATTGTAAATACCCTTTATGCGCTGAAAGCCAGGTACCAGTTGTTCAGTAATAATTATGCAGGTGCATTAGCTGCCGCCAACATGGTGGATCTGAGTAAAAAATCGGTCTTTAATTTTGAAGCGGCCAATCCGAATCCAGTTTTCAATGCGGTTACTTCTACCAATAACGTGTATCAGCCGGTAGATTCCACGTTGGGGTTGCCGGCTTCCATTGTGCCTGATCTGAGCGATAAGCGGGTTTCGTTCTATACTACCGTCAATGCTACCATCAATCCACGTTTCCGTCTCAATGGTTTTTGGAACAGCGCTACTATGGCCATACCATTGTATTATCCAGGTGAAATAAGCCTCATCAAGGCAGAAGCTTATGCCCGCCAATCGACCCCCGACCTGGTCAATGGTATCGTTGAGTTGAACAAGGTGGTTACCAAGAAGCCTGCTAATGATGCGTTGGGTATAGGGGCAGACCTTCCCCCGGTAGCGCCTGTAACGGCGGCCGACCTGTTGCTGCAGATATACCGGAACCGTTGTATTGAGTTATACCTCTCGGGTATGAAACTGGAAGATATGCGGCGTTTTGGAAGGCCCACCAGTGAACGTAAACGCAACCTGTTCCCTTATCCTTTCCGTGAAAGAGACAGCAATGCGAATACGCCGGCTGACCCGGTATTCTAA
- a CDS encoding DeoR/GlpR family DNA-binding transcription regulator has translation MLKTERQAYILRKIDLHNRVLSSDLSTEINVSEDTIRRDLNELAELDKIIKVYGGALSKSFHSSFLRSNVYKADGKKIIAEKAVSLVQHDMFILTTGGTTVVEMARILPPGLQATFFTGSIPAAYEYAQHPNIQVIFMGDRISKSSQIAVGGEAISRINSIKADLCFLGINAIDGAGVSDNDWEVVQVKQAMIKASKKTVVLSITEKINTRQRFAVCGLDEIDTIITDSEPENPLFEGFVAAGVKLL, from the coding sequence ATGCTGAAAACAGAACGACAGGCTTATATCCTGAGGAAAATCGACCTCCATAACAGGGTATTATCCTCCGATCTGAGTACTGAAATTAATGTATCCGAAGATACTATCCGCCGTGACCTGAACGAGCTGGCAGAGCTGGACAAGATCATCAAAGTATATGGAGGAGCTTTATCCAAATCTTTCCACAGCTCTTTTTTGCGATCCAATGTATACAAAGCCGATGGTAAAAAGATCATTGCCGAAAAAGCGGTATCACTGGTACAGCATGATATGTTTATCCTTACCACGGGCGGCACCACTGTTGTAGAAATGGCGCGGATACTACCACCGGGCCTGCAGGCCACTTTTTTTACGGGGAGCATTCCTGCAGCTTATGAATATGCGCAACATCCGAACATACAGGTCATTTTCATGGGTGACAGAATATCCAAAAGTTCACAGATAGCGGTTGGAGGAGAAGCCATTTCCAGGATAAACAGTATCAAAGCCGACTTATGTTTTCTGGGCATCAACGCGATAGACGGTGCGGGTGTGTCTGACAATGATTGGGAAGTAGTACAGGTAAAGCAGGCCATGATCAAAGCCTCGAAGAAAACGGTGGTCTTGTCGATCACTGAAAAGATCAATACACGCCAGCGTTTTGCGGTATGCGGACTGGATGAGATAGACACCATCATTACGGATTCTGAGCCTGAGAACCCTTTATTCGAAGGTTTTGTGGCAGCCGGGGTTAAACTTTTGTAA
- a CDS encoding SusC/RagA family TonB-linked outer membrane protein yields MNITLSGKRAMPCMLLLLCLVASVTYAQVRISGKLTNKRGAGIEAASVVIKGTSNGIATDNSGAYHFSAPLKPGKHTVVFSSTGYLPQEILLTVSEGNNNYTLNAELNEDIGKLDEVIVTGTSQGTTRRQLGSYISSVSADELTKGATGNVLAALQGKTAGAQISQNSGDPAGGLSVRLRGISSISSGSDPLYIVDGVIVNNATTRVTNTSGNYDGGNFVGSIGQSRLTDINPEDIERIEVLNGAAAAAIYGSRANAGVVQIFTKKGKSGAPKVSFSTSYISSSLRKKLDVNQSPTKFGGPTDGPGAQTQDVLITTLTNTTPVTRYDYQDYIFRNAGGTDNNVSVSGGTDKTKYYVSGAYFFNQGIVRNTDYQRFSFRSNVDQVLNKWATFNIGLNYINSTSNEKPDGNSFFSPTNSVTIIGNFHNIWARDALGNIQAVGERGRVNPVSVIEDIKQKQTTNRIIANLGLKLKPIKRLTVDYAMGIDNYTQNGTTYIPPFAYNVNTAFYGGGPSLDATLNGYASTGNDNFFAINHDLNATYNIDITPKINSVTQVGFSQQYEKNSYSLLQGRGLAPFVQTVSGVSTKMDGVDSRSELSVYGTYIQQNFKYRNQFFVTGAVRVDGSSVFGENQRNQTYYKASGSYVLSGADYWNKWGVSKWWNLMKLRLAYGQSGNLTGIGAYDRFNTYLPSSYLGRTALNSQSVLANENIKPERQEETELGMDLSFFSGRLGLTVNVYNKKVKDLLIDRFIAPTSGFSSLRDNFGSLENKGYELVLTGKPVVKKDFNWDLTAIFNHNRNKAVSIGQALILLSTNAGAPVAIIQGQPIGVFYGTFFATDPNGALVKNGSGFPQTERGTQNSVLSYTTGRDATTGLPVGSVLRKVIGNPNPDYTGSLVNEFSYKKLSLRVQVDVVHGMNVFNADFRTRQGVGNGKVAEQEQRGLLPRGYVSSIYAIEQWRIDDGSFIKLREVSLAYHLGKVKCFSDLSLSLSGRNLISWDHYNGYDPEVNAGGQSTILRGIDFGSTPIPRTFSFGIQAKF; encoded by the coding sequence ATGAACATCACACTTTCAGGCAAACGGGCCATGCCCTGCATGTTGCTACTGCTGTGTCTGGTGGCGTCAGTCACTTACGCGCAGGTTCGCATCAGCGGCAAGCTAACCAACAAAAGAGGCGCCGGTATTGAAGCGGCCTCGGTTGTTATCAAAGGAACGAGCAACGGTATTGCTACCGATAACAGTGGCGCTTATCATTTTTCCGCACCATTGAAACCGGGAAAACATACAGTGGTATTTTCAAGCACAGGATATCTTCCCCAGGAAATATTACTTACTGTTTCAGAAGGCAATAATAATTATACCCTCAACGCAGAACTGAATGAAGACATTGGTAAACTCGATGAAGTGATTGTTACCGGTACATCCCAGGGAACCACCAGGAGACAACTGGGTAGTTATATCAGTTCGGTTTCGGCTGACGAACTCACCAAAGGTGCTACGGGTAATGTACTGGCAGCGCTGCAAGGAAAAACAGCGGGCGCGCAGATATCGCAGAACTCCGGTGATCCTGCAGGTGGGTTGTCGGTACGGCTGAGAGGTATCAGCTCTATCTCATCCGGTTCTGATCCTTTGTACATTGTTGATGGTGTGATCGTAAACAACGCCACTACCCGCGTAACCAATACGTCGGGCAATTACGATGGCGGCAATTTTGTGGGATCGATTGGCCAAAGCAGGCTCACAGATATCAACCCCGAAGACATTGAGCGGATAGAAGTACTGAACGGAGCTGCTGCAGCTGCCATCTATGGTAGCCGGGCTAACGCAGGTGTGGTGCAGATATTCACTAAAAAAGGTAAGAGCGGCGCACCGAAAGTTAGTTTCTCTACCAGTTATATTTCGAGCAGTCTCCGTAAGAAGCTCGACGTGAACCAATCGCCCACCAAATTCGGCGGACCTACCGATGGCCCCGGTGCACAAACACAGGATGTGCTTATTACAACACTCACCAATACTACACCTGTAACGCGTTACGATTACCAGGATTATATTTTCAGGAATGCCGGCGGAACCGATAACAATGTTTCGGTGAGCGGTGGTACCGACAAAACCAAATACTATGTATCGGGCGCTTATTTTTTCAACCAGGGCATTGTGCGTAATACCGATTACCAACGGTTCAGCTTTCGCAGTAATGTCGACCAGGTGCTGAACAAATGGGCGACTTTTAACATCGGACTGAATTATATCAACAGTACATCCAATGAAAAACCCGATGGCAACTCGTTTTTCTCACCCACCAACTCGGTTACCATCATTGGTAATTTTCACAACATCTGGGCCAGGGACGCATTGGGCAATATACAGGCTGTGGGTGAAAGAGGACGTGTTAACCCGGTTTCGGTGATAGAAGACATCAAACAGAAACAAACCACCAACCGCATCATTGCAAATCTGGGACTGAAATTGAAGCCCATTAAAAGGCTTACGGTAGACTATGCCATGGGTATCGACAATTATACGCAAAACGGTACTACTTATATCCCGCCGTTTGCCTATAATGTAAATACGGCTTTCTACGGCGGCGGCCCATCACTCGATGCTACTTTGAATGGGTATGCGAGCACCGGCAACGATAATTTCTTTGCCATCAACCACGATCTCAACGCCACATATAATATTGACATCACCCCTAAGATCAATTCTGTAACACAAGTAGGTTTCTCTCAGCAATACGAGAAGAACAGCTATTCCCTCTTACAGGGTCGCGGGTTGGCGCCTTTTGTGCAAACCGTTAGCGGTGTGAGCACGAAGATGGATGGAGTAGATAGCAGATCGGAATTATCGGTATACGGAACATACATACAACAAAATTTCAAATACCGTAACCAGTTCTTTGTAACAGGCGCGGTTCGGGTAGACGGATCTTCTGTGTTTGGTGAAAACCAACGCAACCAGACTTACTATAAAGCCAGTGGAAGCTATGTATTGTCGGGCGCCGATTATTGGAACAAATGGGGCGTATCCAAATGGTGGAACCTGATGAAACTGCGGTTGGCTTACGGACAAAGCGGTAACCTCACCGGGATAGGTGCGTATGACCGCTTCAATACTTACCTGCCTTCTTCTTACCTGGGCAGGACCGCTTTGAATTCACAATCGGTGCTGGCCAATGAAAATATAAAGCCTGAAAGACAGGAAGAAACAGAGCTGGGTATGGACCTTTCTTTCTTTTCAGGAAGACTGGGCCTTACAGTAAATGTTTACAACAAGAAAGTAAAGGACCTGCTCATCGATCGTTTCATTGCACCTACTTCGGGCTTCTCCAGTCTGCGGGATAATTTCGGCTCTTTGGAAAACAAAGGATATGAGTTGGTGCTGACCGGCAAACCTGTTGTGAAGAAAGATTTCAACTGGGACCTGACCGCTATCTTCAATCACAATCGTAACAAGGCGGTGAGCATTGGCCAGGCGTTGATACTGCTCAGTACCAACGCAGGCGCACCCGTTGCCATTATTCAGGGGCAGCCGATCGGTGTTTTTTACGGAACCTTCTTTGCAACGGACCCCAATGGTGCATTGGTGAAGAACGGCAGTGGTTTCCCTCAAACAGAAAGAGGCACGCAGAATTCCGTGTTGAGTTATACTACGGGAAGAGATGCAACAACCGGATTGCCTGTGGGAAGCGTGCTGCGTAAAGTGATTGGTAATCCCAACCCGGATTATACAGGAAGCCTGGTGAATGAGTTCTCTTATAAAAAACTCAGCCTGCGCGTGCAGGTAGATGTGGTGCATGGTATGAATGTTTTCAATGCCGACTTCCGTACAAGGCAGGGTGTAGGTAATGGTAAAGTGGCAGAACAGGAACAAAGAGGTCTTCTTCCACGAGGGTATGTCAGCAGCATTTATGCCATCGAACAATGGCGCATCGATGATGGATCATTTATCAAACTGCGCGAGGTATCGCTGGCATATCATCTCGGTAAGGTGAAATGTTTCAGCGACCTGAGCCTCAGCCTCAGCGGCCGTAACCTGATCAGTTGGGATCATTACAACGGGTACGATCCGGAAGTAAATGCAGGAGGACAAAGCACCATTCTCAGAGGAATTGATTTTGGTTCAACGCCCATACCCAGGACTTTCAGTTTTGGTATACAGGCAAAATTTTAA
- a CDS encoding response regulator — protein MFRSMPFKLYLGLGIAVLLVLTVGYVSITSMQREEKEAKLVTHSNKVINLVRQIRHEISQLRSARRVYWATGDYHYMEPWEKVSTTIPTQLDQLAEMVSDDAVQTRNVQRLDAQISHVLTYWAHEGKVDLNAGKDAEVRLLVEEEKRLDDVYAQFELTKGEEQRILLMRENEVTQYNRQTRTILYVGVAILLLIVLLLVNSILQVLRSRYKAGKILQSNLDEMAKLNQVAYDKNWTLEGFSYVNNRIQWVESTQVLADKIIHALVEYLEVPAGAIYFFKEEEQELEMVAAVSVGRASIKKFKLGEGIVGNAAMQKMPSLIKHIPPSYWRVVTGLGEITGNGQIMCVPLWVNGELKGLIELGCFDSFTPLQQTLLNNIGDMLGTAINSAQARDKIETLLQEVQEQQEELQQANDELSRQTEELLASEEELRAQENELKQVNIELNERNNLIEEARKNLSVKAKELEASSRYKSEFLANMSHELRTPLNSILILAKLMSDNKDGNLTNKQVEYATIIGKSGKDLLALINNILDLSKIEAGKIELEIEDVVLKDVKSDLEQLFKIVASEKKVQLNIEMAKTAPKQIRSDKQKLEQVLKNLLSNAFKFTPAGGSISVAIGNKNQFQEDWLEISVSDTGIGISDDKQQLIFEAFQQADGSTSRKYGGTGLGLSISKELVRLLGGKIEVFSEEGKGSTFTLMLPRVFEMKNEEKVPEEVALLKAYEASEESQLEDDKTHIGPDDKVMLIIEDDVNFATITRDFAREKGYKVIMALRGDIGFLYAKRFKPTAIILDIQLPVMDGWTLLKKFKADAELKDIPVHIISAFDDNRLKHAGVLAYLKKPVDMEGLEQAFGLISKHIDADEKKILIVSDNHFHEEELEHLFKEKDHQVSFEQVRSIQSAAEKIAVSKYDCVIVNVEQNIDIHAAQQMSEQLHNKELPLIIYLDEDISSEEELQLRKISDVIVRHSGTANSRLIDELELFLYKMHELDHKTTPAVHTSVAANVSLQQKKILVVDDDMRNVFALSAVLESNQMEVVIASDGKESLDQLKKHKDIDLVLMDIMMPEMDGYEAMKLIRNDLKLTLPIIAVTAKAMVGDREKCIAAGASDYIAKPLDMQKLLSLMRVWLTK, from the coding sequence ATGTTTAGATCAATGCCGTTTAAATTATACTTAGGCCTGGGCATAGCCGTTTTACTCGTGCTGACAGTAGGATATGTGTCCATTACTTCCATGCAACGGGAAGAAAAGGAAGCAAAATTGGTGACACATTCCAATAAGGTGATCAATTTGGTGAGGCAGATACGTCACGAAATATCCCAACTGAGGAGCGCACGCAGGGTTTACTGGGCAACCGGCGACTACCATTATATGGAACCCTGGGAAAAAGTAAGTACCACTATTCCAACGCAATTGGACCAACTGGCAGAAATGGTTTCCGACGATGCAGTACAGACTCGGAATGTACAACGCCTCGATGCCCAGATATCCCATGTATTGACTTATTGGGCTCATGAAGGGAAAGTGGATCTGAATGCCGGAAAAGATGCTGAAGTGCGATTGCTGGTAGAAGAAGAAAAAAGACTGGATGATGTATACGCACAGTTCGAGCTGACGAAAGGAGAAGAGCAAAGGATACTGTTGATGAGAGAAAATGAAGTGACCCAATACAACCGGCAAACAAGAACGATCCTGTACGTTGGGGTCGCTATACTGTTGCTGATTGTATTACTACTGGTTAATTCCATTCTGCAGGTACTCAGGAGCCGTTACAAGGCAGGCAAAATACTGCAAAGCAACCTGGATGAAATGGCAAAACTCAACCAGGTGGCATACGATAAAAACTGGACACTCGAGGGCTTCAGTTATGTGAATAACAGGATACAATGGGTTGAGTCCACACAGGTGCTGGCTGATAAAATCATTCATGCACTTGTTGAATACCTGGAAGTGCCTGCCGGCGCTATTTATTTTTTCAAAGAAGAAGAGCAGGAGCTGGAGATGGTAGCGGCCGTATCTGTAGGAAGGGCTTCCATCAAAAAATTCAAACTGGGCGAAGGCATTGTAGGAAATGCCGCCATGCAGAAAATGCCCAGCCTCATCAAACATATCCCTCCTTCTTATTGGCGGGTGGTTACCGGTTTGGGCGAGATCACCGGTAACGGACAGATCATGTGTGTTCCCTTATGGGTAAATGGAGAGTTGAAAGGATTGATTGAACTGGGTTGTTTCGATAGTTTCACACCGCTTCAACAAACCTTGCTGAATAATATCGGCGATATGCTGGGAACTGCCATCAACTCTGCCCAGGCCCGCGATAAAATAGAGACCCTTTTACAGGAAGTGCAGGAGCAGCAGGAAGAATTACAGCAAGCCAACGACGAATTGAGCCGGCAAACCGAAGAGTTGCTGGCTTCTGAAGAAGAACTACGAGCGCAGGAAAACGAGCTCAAGCAGGTCAATATTGAATTGAATGAGCGCAACAACTTAATAGAAGAAGCCAGGAAAAACCTGTCGGTCAAAGCAAAAGAACTGGAAGCATCGAGCCGGTATAAGTCGGAATTCCTGGCCAATATGTCGCACGAACTGAGAACTCCATTGAACAGCATCCTGATACTGGCCAAGCTGATGTCCGATAATAAAGATGGGAACCTTACCAACAAGCAGGTAGAATACGCTACGATCATTGGTAAATCGGGTAAAGATTTGTTGGCGCTGATCAATAACATACTGGACCTATCAAAGATCGAAGCGGGTAAAATAGAACTGGAAATAGAAGATGTAGTCTTGAAGGATGTAAAGTCAGACCTGGAACAACTGTTCAAAATAGTGGCTTCGGAGAAAAAAGTGCAACTGAACATTGAGATGGCCAAAACAGCGCCCAAACAAATTCGTTCCGATAAACAAAAACTGGAACAGGTATTGAAAAACCTGCTCTCCAATGCCTTTAAGTTTACTCCGGCAGGCGGATCTATTTCGGTTGCAATCGGAAACAAGAACCAGTTCCAGGAAGATTGGCTGGAGATCAGTGTATCAGACACAGGCATAGGCATATCAGATGATAAACAACAACTGATCTTCGAAGCTTTCCAGCAGGCAGACGGTTCTACGAGCAGGAAATACGGCGGTACCGGATTGGGATTGTCGATCAGCAAGGAGCTGGTAAGACTGCTGGGCGGTAAAATTGAAGTGTTCAGCGAAGAAGGGAAAGGAAGCACTTTTACCTTGATGCTTCCGCGCGTATTTGAAATGAAAAACGAGGAAAAAGTTCCTGAAGAAGTAGCGCTGTTGAAGGCTTATGAAGCCAGCGAGGAATCACAACTGGAAGACGATAAGACCCATATCGGTCCGGACGATAAAGTGATGCTCATCATAGAAGACGATGTGAATTTCGCAACCATCACCCGTGATTTCGCCCGGGAGAAAGGATACAAAGTGATCATGGCACTGAGAGGTGATATCGGGTTCTTATATGCCAAACGATTCAAACCAACGGCCATCATACTCGATATCCAGTTGCCCGTCATGGATGGATGGACCCTGCTTAAAAAATTCAAAGCAGATGCCGAATTGAAAGATATTCCTGTACACATCATTTCTGCTTTTGATGATAACAGGCTCAAACATGCCGGCGTACTGGCTTACCTGAAAAAGCCGGTAGATATGGAAGGCCTGGAGCAGGCGTTCGGATTGATATCGAAGCACATTGACGCGGATGAGAAAAAAATACTGATCGTATCTGACAATCATTTCCATGAAGAAGAACTGGAGCACCTGTTCAAAGAAAAAGACCACCAGGTTTCTTTTGAGCAGGTACGCTCGATACAATCGGCTGCAGAGAAGATTGCCGTGAGCAAGTATGATTGTGTGATTGTGAATGTAGAACAAAACATCGATATCCATGCAGCACAGCAGATGAGCGAACAACTGCATAACAAGGAACTGCCACTGATCATTTACCTCGATGAGGACATCAGTTCGGAAGAAGAACTGCAATTGCGGAAAATATCGGATGTTATTGTAAGGCATTCCGGAACAGCCAACAGCAGGCTGATCGATGAGCTTGAGTTGTTCCTGTATAAAATGCATGAGTTAGACCATAAAACAACGCCGGCTGTGCACACTTCCGTTGCTGCGAATGTTTCCCTGCAACAAAAAAAGATATTGGTGGTAGACGATGATATGCGC
- a CDS encoding YncE family protein has product MKQSLAKAMVIGMITLATFQQAANAQAGKNLHILSTYHIASNGGWDYIAIQPNSNRVFVSHGTQVNVLDKQTGDSLGYIPNTEGVHGIAFVPALNKGYTSNGRAGNATVFNLKTLAVTGTIKTGENPDAIFYDTHSKKIVICNGRSKDLTFIDPATDKVVATVPVGGKPETAVSNEAGKIYVNVEDKNEIVVVNANTYKAEAHWSLLPGEAPTGLAIDTKTKRLFAACGDNKLLVVMNAENGAIVAQLPIGDGCDGDCFDPQLHNIYTSNGEGTITVIHEGSKDQFTVTANIPTKKSARTIALDEATHKLYLPAADFEAQAPGATGRPKMKPGSFQVLVVGN; this is encoded by the coding sequence ATGAAACAATCACTGGCAAAAGCAATGGTTATCGGAATGATAACCCTGGCCACTTTTCAGCAAGCGGCCAATGCCCAGGCTGGCAAAAACCTTCATATCCTTTCCACCTACCATATTGCCAGTAATGGCGGATGGGATTACATTGCCATTCAACCCAATTCGAACAGGGTTTTTGTTTCACATGGTACACAGGTGAATGTGCTCGACAAACAAACGGGTGATTCACTGGGCTATATTCCCAACACAGAGGGCGTGCATGGTATTGCATTTGTACCTGCTTTGAACAAAGGCTATACCAGCAACGGAAGAGCGGGTAACGCCACTGTCTTCAACCTGAAAACCCTCGCTGTTACAGGCACGATAAAAACAGGTGAAAATCCCGATGCTATATTTTACGATACACATAGCAAAAAAATAGTGATCTGCAATGGGAGAAGCAAGGACCTTACATTCATCGATCCAGCAACCGATAAAGTGGTGGCTACTGTTCCCGTAGGAGGAAAACCGGAAACTGCAGTGAGTAATGAGGCAGGAAAAATATATGTGAATGTGGAAGATAAAAATGAGATCGTAGTGGTGAATGCGAACACTTACAAAGCAGAAGCACACTGGTCTTTATTGCCCGGCGAAGCGCCAACCGGTTTGGCAATCGACACAAAAACCAAAAGATTGTTCGCAGCTTGCGGCGATAATAAATTATTGGTTGTGATGAATGCAGAGAATGGAGCGATCGTTGCCCAATTGCCTATTGGCGATGGTTGTGATGGCGACTGCTTCGACCCTCAGTTACATAATATCTATACATCGAATGGCGAAGGAACCATTACGGTAATACATGAAGGTTCAAAAGATCAATTCACTGTAACAGCGAACATACCTACTAAAAAAAGCGCCCGTACCATTGCACTGGATGAAGCTACACATAAGCTCTACCTACCCGCTGCAGATTTCGAAGCGCAGGCTCCGGGAGCAACAGGAAGGCCTAAGATGAAACCAGGCAGCTTCCAGGTGCTGGTAGTAGGAAACTAA